One Brassica napus cultivar Da-Ae chromosome A1, Da-Ae, whole genome shotgun sequence genomic region harbors:
- the LOC106453249 gene encoding cytokinin riboside 5'-monophosphate phosphoribohydrolase LOG5-like codes for MQTAMDKRIETVKSRFKRVCVFCGSSSGNKDCYRDAAIDLAQELVERKLNLVYGGGSIGLMGLVSQAVHEAGGHVLGIIPRTLMDKEITGETFGEVRAVADMHQRKAEMASHSDCFIALPGGYGTLEELLEVITWAQLGIHDKPVGLLNVDGYYNYLLTFIDKAVDDGFIKPSQRHIFVSAPNAKELVQKLEAYEHVIDGVIAKSKWEVEKKVQHPQQQVVFCPNTSIPTEIAL; via the exons atgcaaacTGCTATGGATAAGAGAATAGAAACAGTGAAGTCGAGATTCAAGAGGGTTTGTGTGTTCTGTGGAAGCAGCAGCGGAAACAAAGACTGTTACAGAGATGCTGCCATTGATCTAGCTCAAGAGCTG GTTGAGAGGAAACTGAATCTCGTGTATGGAGGAGGAAGCATTGGTCTCATGGGTCTGGTCTCACAAGCTGTTCATGAAGCTGGAGGACATGTACTAGG GATCATACCAAGAACTCTTATGGACAAAGAG ATCACCGGAGAAACATTTGGTGAGGTAAGAGCTGTGGCTGATATGCATCAACGGAAAGCCGAAATGGCAAGCCACTCCGATTGTTTCATTGCACTACCAG gtGGGTATGGAACATTGGAGGAGTTATTGGAAGTAATAACATGGGCACAACTTGGAATCCACGACAAGCCT GTGGGTTTGTTAAATGTAGATGGTTATTACAATTACCTCCTCACTTTCATTGATAAAGCCGTTGATGATGGCTTTATCAAGCCATCTCAGCGTCACATCTTTGTCTCTGCTCCTAATGCCAAAGAGCTTGTCCAAAAACTTGAG gCATATGAGCATGTGATTGATGGAGTCATAGCAAAATCAAAGTGGGAGGTTGAGAAGAAAGTGCAACATCCACAACAACAAGTTGTGTTCTGTCCTAACACAAGCATTCCTACTGAGATTGCTCTTTAG
- the LOC106453151 gene encoding cyclase-like protein 2, protein MTVPPLPLLLLLTLLSLSSLLISAAISDAYPTIPGTAPIDGGFSDELKPIRREVYGEGKIFDISHRYTPEMPAWDSTEGIGRFLWLAASMKNGSLANNSEMKIPTHTGTHVDSPGHVYDEYYDAGFDVDSLDLQVLNGPALLVDVPRNKNITAEVMKSLNIPRGVRRVLFRTLNTDRRLMFKKEFDTSYVGFMKDGAQWLVDNTDIKLVGVDYLSVAAYDDLIPSHLAFLKGRETILVEGLKLDDVKAGVYSVHCLPLRLVGAEGSPIRCILIS, encoded by the exons ATGACAGTTCCTCCACttcccctcctcctcctcctcacactcctctccctctcttctcttctcatctCCGCCGCAATCTCCGATGCTTACCCCACCATTCCCGGAACCGCTCCGATCGACGGAGGTTTCTCCGATGAACTCAAACCCATCCGCCGTGAGGTCTACGGCGAAGGAAAAATCTTCGACATCAGCCACCGCTACACGCCGGAGATGCCGGCGTGGGACTCAACGGAAGGAATCGGACGGTTTCTATGGCTAGCCGCGAGCATGAAGAACGGGTCGCTCGCTAACAACTCCGAGATGAAGATCCCGACTCACACCGGGACCCACGTGGATTCGCCTGGACACGTGTACGATGAGTATTACGATGCTGGGTTCGATGTAGACTCGCTTGATCTCCAAGTCCTTAACG GTCCTGCGTTGTTGGTTGATGTTCCGAGGAACAAGAACATAACTG CCGAAGTGATGAAGTCTCTTAACATACCAAGAGGAGTTCGTCGTGTGCTTTTCAGAACACTGAACACTGACAG gcGTCTGATgttcaagaaagagtttgataCAAGCTATGTCGGATTTATGAAGGACGGCGCACAATGGTTGGTAGACAACACTGACATCAAACTTGTCG GGGTTGATTATCTATCAGTAGCTGCATATGATGATCTGATTCCGTCACACCTAGCTTTCCTAAAAGGCCGG GAGACTATACTTGTGGAGGGATTGAAGCTGGATGATGTGAAGGCAGGAGTCTACTCTGTTCATTGCTTGCCTCTAAGACTTGTTGGAGCAGAAGGGTCTCCAATTCGCTGCATCCTCATCAGTTGA
- the LOC125608387 gene encoding probable E3 ubiquitin ligase SUD1 has protein sequence MVAISVEYLVMKLASIDMLRQLLLYISLAPFILLYGLLAPLFRNPLNVVNEAIQFLSRINYKLLICPLLLGFHMDFCTIPVTGTSYSRKIEFVSGYPLCILIHWFCGYTWLVLSSAFMRLIYKIIGGQRASWFLEDVTDINKLHYAQFLAAFAFQEALIFSVVHLPTATISLVSSSFFPLHFWVYDTRILFGSVAAYGFLVRVGVHEWLAELIGASVEPIVRMWITTVSSWLQWMQTERFVLREGVMLFLAALSMYLVSLASMVLPVLVGRVFFQLISFAKQDDLYGFCIGCVLLRSIFKYNHIWTWIGNGIMNSSETLLVLLVDIIVIIPSLVPQDETPGFFSVQDRLIGLAILHIWTYLTVFTRINRFQNVAWRERLQRIRGGIIYRFSSKYSSLLLGLVLETGLTTICFPLLVAGPISSSANLLCPVVILGLGFVAKVAVESVYLDFF, from the exons ATGGTGGCAATATCGGTTGAGTACTTGGTTATGAAACTAGCCTCGATTGATATGTTACGGCAGTTACTTCTCTACATATCACTAGCACCCTTCATCCTATTATATGGACTTTTAGCACCACTATTCCGTAACCCCCTAAATGTGGTCAACGAGGCAATCCAATTCCTAAGTCGGATCAACTACAAGCTTCTGATCTGCCCGTTGCTCCTTGGTTTCCACATGGACTTTTGCACTATCCCTGTGACTGGAACCAGCTATTCTCGAAAGATTGAGTTTGTCTCGGGCTATCCACTTTGCATCCTCATACACTGGTTTTGCGGATACACTTGGTTGGTACTATCTTCGGCCTTCATGCGTCTTATCTACAAG ATCATTGGTGGGCAACGAGCCTCTTGGTTTTTGGAAGATGTCACGGACATCAATAAACTGCATTATGCCCAATTCCTCGCTGCGTTTGCTTTCCAGGAGGCTTTGATTTTTAGTGTGGTTCACTTACCAACAGCCACTATCTCTCTCGTCAGCAGCTCGTTTTTCCCCCTCCACTTCTG GGTCTATGACACAAGGATTCTGTTTGGCTCAGTGGCTGCATATGGATTCCTAGTGAGAGTTGGAGTCCACGAGTGGTTAGCCGAGCTTATTGGAGCATCCGTTGAGCCCATAGTTCGAATGTGGATTACAACTGTCAGTTCTTGGCTTCAGTGGATGCAGACGGAGAG GTTCGTACTGAGGGAAGGGGTGATGTTGTTTCTTGCTGCACTGAGCATGTACCTCGTGAGTTTAGCCTCCATGGTTTTGCCAGTTCTGGTGGGTAGGGTGTTCTTCCAGCTCATCTCGTTTGCCAAACAAGACG ATCTATATGGTTTCTGTATTGGATGCGTTCTCTTGCGAAGCATCTTCAAGTATAATCACATCTGGACGTGGATAGGAAATGGCATCATG AACTCGTCAGAGACATTGCTGGTCCTCCTTGTcgacattattgtcatcatccCATCACTAGTGCCGCAAGACGAAACCCCTGGTTTCTTCTCGGTCCAAGATAGGTTGATTGGACTAGCCATCCTTCACATATGGACCTATCTC ACGGTCTTCACACGGATCAACCGTTTCCAGAATGTCGCATGGCGAGAGAGGCTTCAGAGGATCAGAGGAGGCATTATCTATCGGTTTTCCTCCAAGTACTCATCACTTCTTCTGGGCTTGGTACTTGAGACGGGTCTAACCACCATCTGTTTTCCTTTATTGGTTGCCGGGCCAATCTCTTCAAGTGCCAATCTCCTCTGTCCGGTTGTCATCTTGGGTTTGGGTTTTGTAGCGAAAGTAGCCGTGGAGTCGGTATACTTGGACTTCTTCTGA
- the LOC106453426 gene encoding serine/threonine-protein kinase BSK1-like isoform X1, with protein sequence MGCCQSLCSDEHQPLGKDGAQPPQVTQNHRGGATTADNGGIGGGGAGGVAGGGIPSFSEFSFSDLKAATNNFSSDNIVSESGEKAPNLVYKGRLQNRRWIAVKKFTKMAWPDPKQFAEEAWGVGKFRHNRLANLIGYCCDGDERLLVAEFMPNDTLAKHLFHWENQTIEWAMRLRVGYYIAEALDYCSTEGRPLYHDLNAYRVLFDEDGDPRLSCFGLMKNSRDGKSYSTNLAYTPPEYLRNGRVTPESVTYSFGTVLLDLLSGKHIPPSHALDMIRGKNIILLMDSHLEGKFSTEEATVVVELASQCLQYEPRERPNTKDLVATLAPLQTKSDVSVNRVIESHRVVIIFIFQSVKQYDLQVPSYVMLGIKKHDEAPSTPQRPLSPLGEACSRMDLTAIHQILVMTHYRDDEGTNELSFQEWTQQMKDMLDARKRGDQAFREKDFKTAIDCYSQFIDVGTMVSPTVFGRRSLCYLLCDQPDAALRDAMQAQCVYPDWPTAFYMQSVALAKLNMNTDAADMLNEASQLEEKRQRGGGK encoded by the exons ATGGGTTGTTGCCAATCCTTGTGTTCGGATGAACACCAGCCGCTCGGGAAAGACGGAGCTCAGCCGCCGCAAGTGACTCAAAACCACCGCGGCGGCGCTACGACGGCTGACAACGGCGGAATCGGAGGCGGCGGAGCTGGTGGTGTAGCTGGAGGAGGAATCCCGTCTTTCTCAGAGTTCTCTTTCTCCGACCTCAAAGCAGCTACGAACAACTTCAGCTCCGACAACATCGTGTCGGAAAGCGGCGAGAAAGCCCCAAATCTCGTCTACAAAGGCCGGCTTCAGAACCGCCGTTGGATCGCCGTCAAGAAGTTCACCAAGATGGCTTGGCCTGATCCTAAACAATTCGCG GAAGAAGCATGGGGTGTTGGGAAATTCAGACATAACCGGTTAGCGAATCTGATTGGTTACTGTTGCGATGGAGACGAGAGGCTTCTTGTTGCTGAGTTCATGCCTAACGATACACTCGCTAAGCATTTGTTTCATT GGGAGAATCAGACGATTGAGTGGGCTATGAGGTTGCGAGTAGGATATTACATAGCCGAAGCTTTGGATTATTGTAGCACCGAGGGTCGTCCTTTGTACCATGATTTAAATGCTTACAGGGTTCTCTTTGATGAG GATGGGGATCCTCGTCTCTCCTGTTTCGGCTTGATGAAGAACAGTCGTGATGGTAAAAGCTATAGCACAAACCTTGCATATACACCACCTGAATATCTGAGAAATG GAAGAGTGACACCTGAAAGTGTTACTTACAGCTTTGGAACTGTGCTTCTTGATTTGCTTAGCGGAAAACACATCCCTCCAAGCCAT GCTCTGGATATGATACGAGGCAAGAATATTATTCTGTTGATGGATTCACACCTCGAAGGAAAATTCTCAACGGAAGAAGCTACTGTAGTTGTAGAACTCGCCTCTCAATGCTTGCAATATGAGCCTCGAGAGAGACCTAATACCAAAGATCTTGTGGCAACACTTGCGCCATTGCAAACTAAATCAGATGTAAGTGTGAATCGAGTTATTGAATCTCACCGAGTTGTTATTATATTCATCTTCCAAAGTGTTAAACAATATGATTTGCAGGTTCCTTCTTATGTAATGCTTGGAATAAAGAAGCACGATGAGGCACCTTCGACGCCACAGAGGCCACTTTCGCCGTTAGGTGAGGCTTGCTCGAGAATGGATCTCACAGCTATTCATCAGATCTTGGTCATGACACACTACAGAGACGATGAAGGGACAAACGAG TTATCTTTCCAAGAATGGACTCAGCAGATGAAAGATATGCTTGACGCACGCAAACGTGGTGATCAAGCTTTTCGCGAGAAAGATTTCAAAACCGCCATAGACTGTTACTCACAG TTTATCGACGTTGGAACAATGGTGTCACCAACTGTGTTTGGACGGAGAAGTCTATGCTACTTACTGTGCGATCAACCAGACGCAGCACTACGCGACGCGATGCAAGCGCAATGCGTGTATCCTGACTGGCCAACGGCTTTCTACATGCAGTCTGTGGCGTTAGCGAAGCTGAACATGAACACCGACGCAGCAGATATGTTGAACGAAGCTTCTCAGCTCGAAGAGAAGAGACAACGAGGAGGCGGCAAATGA
- the LOC106453426 gene encoding serine/threonine-protein kinase BSK1-like isoform X2, with protein MGCCQSLCSDEHQPLGKDGAQPPQVTQNHRGGATTADNGGIGGGGAGGVAGGGIPSFSEFSFSDLKAATNNFSSDNIVSESGEKAPNLVYKGRLQNRRWIAVKKFTKMAWPDPKQFAEEAWGVGKFRHNRLANLIGYCCDGDERLLVAEFMPNDTLAKHLFHWENQTIEWAMRLRVGYYIAEALDYCSTEGRPLYHDLNAYRVLFDEDGDPRLSCFGLMKNSRDGKSYSTNLAYTPPEYLRNGRVTPESVTYSFGTVLLDLLSGKHIPPSHALDMIRGKNIILLMDSHLEGKFSTEEATVVVELASQCLQYEPRERPNTKDLVATLAPLQTKSDVPSYVMLGIKKHDEAPSTPQRPLSPLGEACSRMDLTAIHQILVMTHYRDDEGTNELSFQEWTQQMKDMLDARKRGDQAFREKDFKTAIDCYSQFIDVGTMVSPTVFGRRSLCYLLCDQPDAALRDAMQAQCVYPDWPTAFYMQSVALAKLNMNTDAADMLNEASQLEEKRQRGGGK; from the exons ATGGGTTGTTGCCAATCCTTGTGTTCGGATGAACACCAGCCGCTCGGGAAAGACGGAGCTCAGCCGCCGCAAGTGACTCAAAACCACCGCGGCGGCGCTACGACGGCTGACAACGGCGGAATCGGAGGCGGCGGAGCTGGTGGTGTAGCTGGAGGAGGAATCCCGTCTTTCTCAGAGTTCTCTTTCTCCGACCTCAAAGCAGCTACGAACAACTTCAGCTCCGACAACATCGTGTCGGAAAGCGGCGAGAAAGCCCCAAATCTCGTCTACAAAGGCCGGCTTCAGAACCGCCGTTGGATCGCCGTCAAGAAGTTCACCAAGATGGCTTGGCCTGATCCTAAACAATTCGCG GAAGAAGCATGGGGTGTTGGGAAATTCAGACATAACCGGTTAGCGAATCTGATTGGTTACTGTTGCGATGGAGACGAGAGGCTTCTTGTTGCTGAGTTCATGCCTAACGATACACTCGCTAAGCATTTGTTTCATT GGGAGAATCAGACGATTGAGTGGGCTATGAGGTTGCGAGTAGGATATTACATAGCCGAAGCTTTGGATTATTGTAGCACCGAGGGTCGTCCTTTGTACCATGATTTAAATGCTTACAGGGTTCTCTTTGATGAG GATGGGGATCCTCGTCTCTCCTGTTTCGGCTTGATGAAGAACAGTCGTGATGGTAAAAGCTATAGCACAAACCTTGCATATACACCACCTGAATATCTGAGAAATG GAAGAGTGACACCTGAAAGTGTTACTTACAGCTTTGGAACTGTGCTTCTTGATTTGCTTAGCGGAAAACACATCCCTCCAAGCCAT GCTCTGGATATGATACGAGGCAAGAATATTATTCTGTTGATGGATTCACACCTCGAAGGAAAATTCTCAACGGAAGAAGCTACTGTAGTTGTAGAACTCGCCTCTCAATGCTTGCAATATGAGCCTCGAGAGAGACCTAATACCAAAGATCTTGTGGCAACACTTGCGCCATTGCAAACTAAATCAGAT GTTCCTTCTTATGTAATGCTTGGAATAAAGAAGCACGATGAGGCACCTTCGACGCCACAGAGGCCACTTTCGCCGTTAGGTGAGGCTTGCTCGAGAATGGATCTCACAGCTATTCATCAGATCTTGGTCATGACACACTACAGAGACGATGAAGGGACAAACGAG TTATCTTTCCAAGAATGGACTCAGCAGATGAAAGATATGCTTGACGCACGCAAACGTGGTGATCAAGCTTTTCGCGAGAAAGATTTCAAAACCGCCATAGACTGTTACTCACAG TTTATCGACGTTGGAACAATGGTGTCACCAACTGTGTTTGGACGGAGAAGTCTATGCTACTTACTGTGCGATCAACCAGACGCAGCACTACGCGACGCGATGCAAGCGCAATGCGTGTATCCTGACTGGCCAACGGCTTTCTACATGCAGTCTGTGGCGTTAGCGAAGCTGAACATGAACACCGACGCAGCAGATATGTTGAACGAAGCTTCTCAGCTCGAAGAGAAGAGACAACGAGGAGGCGGCAAATGA
- the LOC106449634 gene encoding lysine histidine transporter-like 7, which translates to MSKKASGILLDLESQESCGSPSFMSHTPSKDPQPTSGDDDGGDVGRIPLEEWLPITESRKGNVFTATFHLLCSGLGFQVLLLPAAFAALGWVWGIIILTVAFAWKLYTTWLLVHLHEAVHGTRLSRYLRLAIASFGVKLGKLLGIFPVMYLSGGACSILVITGGKTIKQLVHILSEDDTVPLTTLQCFVIFSCLAVVLSQFPNLNSLFGLSLIGGVMAVAYSTAIWSLPLTRVLQRNHQNNVSYTIKDTSFDNIFNAIGLIAISLRGNNLILEIQGTLPSDSKNPSSKTMWRAVVISHVIIAVCMFLVSIVVYWAYGDKIPATGGPIGNYLKLYEQDYSKRASCFIHITFIINCLCSYPINLMPACDNAEMVYVTKRQKPCSVFARMMLRVSLGLVCFFIAVGFSFLPYLAVLIGAVALLVTFTYPCFMWISIKQPETKSLMWLINVFVGSLGASLSVLLVVTSALFLAEKGLHANFFRP; encoded by the exons ATGTCAAAAAAAGCATCAGGCATATTGCTTGATCTGGAATCACAAGAAAGCTGTGGCTCTCCTTCATTTATGTCACATACCCCTTCCAAGGATCCACAACCAACCTCCGGCGATGACGACGGCGGAGATGTTGGGAGGATTCCGTTAGAAGAATGGTTACCGATCACAGAATCAAGAAAAGGAAATGTTTTCACGGCAACGTTTCATCTTCTCTGTTCGGGACTTGGTTTCCAAGTGCTTCTTCTTCCTGCAGCTTTCGCAGCACTCGGATG ggTATGGGGAATAATAATATTAACGGTGGCATTTGCATGGAAGCTCTACACGACATGGCTTCTTGTTCATCTACACGAAGCCGTACATGGAACACGTTTGAGCAGATACTTGAGACTCGCAATTGCTTCATTCG GTGTAAAGCTTGGGAAACTTCTCGGAATATTTCCTGTGATGTATCTCTCAGGAGGAGCTTGTTCGATTCTGGTTATAACCGGaggaaaaacaataaaacaactTGTACACATTCTGTCTGAAGATGACACAGTGCCACTTACTACCTTGCAATGTTTCGTGATCTTCAGCTGCCTCGCGGTGGTCTTGTCCCAGTTTCCGAACCTGAATTCTCTTTTTGGACTCTCGTTGATCGGTGGTGTTATGGCCGTAGCATATTCCACCGCAATATGGAGTTTACCTCTAACTAGGGTTCTGCAAAGGAATCATCAAAACAATGTCTCTTACACTATAAAAGATACAAGTTTCGATAACATTTTCAACGCCATTGGATTGATAGCCATTTCATTACGCGGGAACAACCTAATCCTAGAGATACAG GGTACTCTTCCTTCCGATTCAAAGAATCCTTCCAGCAAGACGATGTGGAGAGCTGTGGTGATCTCTCATGTGATCATTGCGGTTTGTATGTTTCTAGTATCCATTGTTGTCTATTGGGCATACGGTGACAAG ATTCCGGCTACTGGAGGTCCAATAGGAAACTACTTGAAACTTTACGAACAAGACTACTCAAAGCGAGCCTCTTGTTTTATACACATCACGTTCATCATCAATTGCTTATGCTCATATCCGATAAACTTAATGCCGGCTTGTGACAACGCAGAGATGGTGTACGTGACCAAGAGACAAAAGCCTTGCTCCGTCTTTGCCCGGATGATGTTACGTGTGTCCTTGGGTTTGGTTTGTTTCTTTATAGCCGTTGGATTCTCGTTCTTGCCTTATCTCGCGGTTCTTATCGGAGCAGTAGCATTGCTTGTTACTTTTACGTACCCGTGTTTCATGTGGATCTCAATCAAACAGCCCGAAACGAAAAGCTTGATGTGGTTGATCAACGTTTTTGTGGGAAGCTTAGGCGCGTCTCTAAGCGTTTTGCTTGTGGTTACGTCGGCATTATTTTTGGCTGAAAAGGGTTTACATGCAAACTTCTTCAGACCCTAA
- the LOC106453336 gene encoding nitrate regulatory gene2 protein-like: MGCTSSKLDDLPAVALCRERCSFLDAAIQQRNLLSESHVAYTNSLRGIGHSLHLFINHHHRFVASGGANGGGGDSPRLNLPPHRKGDPDEDKSPKKAKLPSGSGSDSGHLEFDSDSDSNSDDDDEEEGHLDLDSDSLHHLSPQHHHFPIHEPYMDQQQQPGYNPYPYPNPEMMSHHNHQQQQLPPPSYMHMNYMKNKSMPPSVIYEQRPSSPQRVYEGESSSSSSYNPYPPNYFGYSNTGPGYYGSSSSSSGTTTKPPPPPPSPPRSNGWDFLNPFDTYYPPYTPSRDSRELREEEGIPELEEDDSHYEVVKEVHGRPKFAAAAGGGGGGGNHQPPPAAVYREEVPSPSPPPVVDKSGASTSGGGDAAMYQSRPSVSVEKKGVEYEVHVVEKKTVVEDAGNEERRSNAAAPRGDGGGGGPRAVHEVAKEIETQFVKAAESGSEIAKLLEVGKHPYGRKHVSKLLHPSLPSTSGGGSSASAAAATAPPTYADIEEELASRSRNLSSTLHKLHLWEKKLYHEVKAEEKLRVAHEKKLRKLKRLDERGAEATKVDTTRKLVRDMSTKIRIAIQVVDKISVTINKIRDEDLWPQLNALIQGLTTMWKTMLECHQTQCQAIREARGLGPIRASKKLGEEHLEATSLLGHELINWILGFSSWVSAQKGYVRELNKWLMKCLLYEPEETPDGIAPFSPGRLGAPPIFVICNQWSQALDRISEKEVIEAMRSFTTSVLQLWEQDRLETTAMGQGDAEKRGRNMDREEQRIHREIQALEKKMVLVAPGDSLSLSGNVVYQSDTSNDSLQGSLQRIFEAMERFTGESVRAYDDLLVRAEEETAPREVESDED, translated from the exons ATGGGCTGTACGAGCTCCAAGCTCGACGATCTCCCGGCGGTTGCTCTCTGCCGCGAACGCTGCTCCTTCCTAGACGCCGCCATCCAGCAGCGCAACCTGTTATCCGAATCCCACGTGGCGTACACCAACTCGCTCAGAGGAATCGGCCACTCCCTCCACCTCTTCATCAACCACCACCACCGCTTCGTCGCTTCCGGCGGCGCTAACGGCGGAGGAGGTGACTCTCCGAGACTCAACCTCCCTCCTCACAGAAAAGGCGACCCCGACGAAGATAAATCCCCTAAAAAAGCAAAACTACCTTCCGGTTCGGGTTCCGACTCGGGTCATCTCgaattcgattcggattcggaTTCAAACTCCGACGacgatgacgaagaagaaggcCACCTCGATTTGGATTCGGATTCGTTACATCACCTCTCTCCTCAACACCACCATTTCCCCATACACGAACCTTACATggaccaacaacaacaaccggGTTATAACCCGTACCCGTACCCGAATCCGGAAATGATGAGTCATCATAATCATCAGCAGCAGCAGCTTCCTCCTCCTTCCTATATGCATATGAATTACATGAAGAACAAGTCCATGCCTCCTTCGGTGATCTACGAGCAAAGACCAAGCAGTCCTCAAAGAGTCTACGAAGGtgaatcatcttcttcttcttcttacaatCCTTATCCTCCTAATTATTTCGGTTACTCAAATACCGGACCCGGTTACTacggttcttcttcttcttcaagtggTACAACCACTAAACCGCCTCCGCCTCCTCCGTCGCCGCCTAGGTCTAACGGCTGGGATTTTTTAAATCCGTTCGATACTTACTACCCTCCCTACACTCCGAGTCGTGACTCGAGGGAGCTTAGGGAGGAGGAAGGTATACCGGAGCTGGAGGAGGACGATTCTCACTACGAGGTTGTTAAGGAAGTTCACGGCAGACCGAAGTTCGCTGCCGCCgccggcggcggcggcggcggtggTAATCACCAACCGCCTCCCGCCGCCGTGTACAGAGAGGAGGTTCCCTCTCCGTCTCCGCCGCCGGTTGTCGATAAATCAGGGGCCAGCACTAGCGGCGGCGGAGATGCGGCGATGTATCAGAGTAGGCCGAGCGTGTCGGTGGAGAAGAAAGGCGTGGAGTACGAAGTGCACGTTGTTGAGAAGAAGACGGTTGTTGAAGACGCTGGCAACGAAGAGAGACGGAGCAATGCTGCGGCGCCACGTGGcgatggaggaggaggtgggCCACGTGCGGTGCACGAGGTTGCTAAAGAGATTGAGACTCAGTTCGTGAAGGCTGCGGAGTCAGGAAGCGAGATCGCTAAGCTGCTTGAAGTGGGGAAGCATCCTTACGGTCGTAAACATG TTTCGAAATTGTTACATCCTTCGCTACCTTCTACCTCCGGAGGAGGATCTTCGGCTAGTGCTGCTGCTGCTACTGCGCCGCCTACTTACGCAGACATTGAGGAAGAACTTGCTTCACGGTCGAGGAATCTTTCTTCCACGTTGCATAAGCTTCATCTATGGGAGAAGAAGCTTTACCATGAAGTGAAG GCTGAGGAGAAGTTGCGTGTGGCCCACGAGAAGAAGCTAAGGAAGCTAAAGCGTTTAGATGAAAGAGGTGCTGAAGCTACCAAAGTAGACACAACTCGTAAACTAGTGAGAGACATGTCAACGAAGATAAGGATTGCGATTCAGGTTGTTGATAAAATCTCCGTGACGATTAATAAAATTAGAGACGAAGATCTATGGCCGCAACTTAATGCATTGATTCAAGG gctTACGACAATGTGGAAAACAATGCTCGAGTGTCATCAAACTCAGTGTCAAGCCATCAGGGAAGCTCGTGGGTTAGGCCCTATAAGAGCGAGCAAGAAACTCGGTGAAGAACATCTAGAGGCAACGAGTTTGCTAGGACACGAGCTTATCAACTGGATACTAGGATTCTCTAGCTGGGTCAGCGCGCAGAAAGGTTACGTCAGAGAGTTAAACAAATGGCTCATGAAGTGTCTTCTCTACGAGCCCGAGGAGACGCCAGACGGCATCGCTCCTTTCTCACCTGGTCGGCTCGGAGCTCCACCGATCTTTGTGATATGCAACCAATGGTCTCAAGCTCTGGACAGGATATCCGAGAAGGAAGTTATCGAGGCGATGCGTAGCTTCACCACGAGCGTGCTTCAGCTCTGGGAGCAAGATCGGTTGGAGACGACGGCGATGGGGCAGGGGGATGCGGAGAAGAGAGGTAGGAACATGGACAGGGAGGAGCAGAGGATACATAGAGAGATTCAAGCGCTGGAGAAGAAGATGGTTCTGGTGGCGCCTGGTGATAGTCTTTCTTTGTCTGGGAACGTTGTCTACCAGAGTGATACTAGCAACGATAGTTTGCAAGGGAGTTTGCAGCGGATTTTTGAAGCTATGGAGAGGTTCACTGGTGAATCTGTGAGGGCTTATGATGATCTATTGGTGCGCGCTGAAGAAGAAACTGCTCCACGAGAAGTTGAGTCGGATGAGGACTAA
- the LOC106453605 gene encoding uncharacterized protein LOC106453605 produces the protein MMEGALQSVKASLTALASQLRSLIKDQIDSTTANINQVRDSMTEALVLWERFSQRIERIEEVLSKISSDVQLGTEKNMEERSESFQTMEVVLPCRRENNDEEEESEVDDLISAMGSLQTASN, from the exons ATGATGGAAGGAGCATTGCAAAGTGTGAAGGCCTCCTTGACTGCATTGGCATCACAATTAAGAAGTTTGATCAAGGACCAAATAGATTCCACTACTGCCAAT ATAAACCAAGTTAGAGATAGTATGACAGAGGCGCTGGTTTTATGGGAAAGGTTTTCTCAAAGGATTGAAAGGATTGAAGAGGTGTTGTCAAAGATTTCATCTGATGTTCAGCTTGGAACAGAGAAGAACATGGAGGAAAGGTCTGAATCTTTCCAAACCATGGAAGTAGTGTTGCCTTGTAGACGTGAAAACAATGATGAGGAGGAAGAATCAGAAGTCGATGATCTCATCAGTGCCATGGGATCTCTTCAAACCGCATCCAATTAG